The Papaver somniferum cultivar HN1 chromosome 3, ASM357369v1, whole genome shotgun sequence genome includes a region encoding these proteins:
- the LOC113358334 gene encoding squamosa promoter-binding-like protein 8: MMNKYISNGDGDNEICNTNNPSMVSFVGLDTNNQKHFGEWETNNIASHHQQHHHHQPTATNNNNHNTVNPNFLNSSSTTNNNIFENFNNNFLSTTPHSSTLFPSNNFFSSTSSSSTCNNNNNSTQFLDFPPSSSTSTNFFLKNKPQLNSSSSFDGSGLYYNSINNDYRRIGLNLGHRTYFSSRESTMMLDRLVRRPRGFYLENQVPRCQAEGCNVELTHAKHYHRRHKVCEFHSKATKVVAGGIEQRFCQQCSRFHVLAEFDESKRSCRKRLADHNRRRRKPHQPSGPYNETSSSSSAVKPVASENETGNLQMGSSSSRSSSELVAAYDPNSNQQQDMSLSSSSATLSLMIPKCTTNNNNHKSIPTTKAADTSSLMTHFISNSCSPPSSGPHHSPHEHNPSQPFISTEANSPSAVSLSSYQNLFFPNVNSNERHHREEDDHEELTLQQSAGDQHGASTTSEIDHEDLHNLLHLRQAMFGVEFV, translated from the exons aTGATGAACAAATACATCTCAAATGGTGATGGTGATAATGAGATCTGTAACACTAACAACCCATCAATGGTATCATTTGTAGGGTTAGATACTAACAATCAAAAGCATTTTGGAGAATGGGAGACAAACAACATTGCTAGTCATCATCAGCAGCACCATCATCACCAACCTACAGCTACaaacaacaacaaccacaacactgtaaaccctaattttctaaACTCATCATCAACAACCAACAACAACATCTTTGAGAATTTCAACAACAATTTTTTATCAACAACTCCTCATTCCTCAACATTATTTCCTTCCAACAACTTCTTCTCATCAACATCATCTTCAAGTACTTGTAACAATAATAACAACTCAACCCAATTTCTTGATTTCCCACCATCTTCTTCTACTTCGACAAATTTCTTCTTAAAAAACAAACCACAACTTAATTCTAGTAGTAGTTTTGATGGGTCGGGATTATATTATAACAGTATAAACAATGATTATAGAAGAATTGGGTTAAATCTTGGTCATAGAACATATTTTTCTTCGAGAGAATCAACCATGATGCTCGATCGACTAGTTAGAAGACCAAGAGGGTTTTATCTGGAAAATCAAGTCCCTAGATGTCAAGCAGAAGGTTGTAACGTTGAGCTTACACATGCTAAACATTATCATAGAAGACATAAGGTTTGTGAGTTTCATTCTAAGGCTACTAAAGTTGTTGCTGGTGGTATTGAGCAAAGATTTTGCCAACAATGCAGCAG ATTTCATGTATTGGCTGAGTTTGATGAATCAAAAAGAAGCTGTAGAAAACGTTTGGCTGATCACAACCGTAGAAGAAGAAAGCCTCATCAACCCTCTGGTCCATACAATGaaacctcttcctcctcttctgctGTTAAACCTGTTGCTTCTGAAAATG AAACAGGAAATTTACAGATGGGTTCGTCATCATCAAGATCATCATCAGAATTAGTAGCAGCTTACGATCCTAATAGTAACCAACAACAAGATATGTCACTATCATCTTCATCAGCCACACTTTCTCTGATGATCCCAAAatgcaccaccaacaacaacaatcacaaaTCAATTCCTACTACAAAAGCTGCAGATACATCGTCACTGATGACCCACTTCATCAGTAATAGTTGTTCACCTCCTAGTAGTGGCCCACACCATTCTCCTCATGAACATAATCCATCACAACCGTTCATATCCACCGAGGCCAATTCTCCTAGTGCAGTTTCGTTGTCTTCTTATCAGAATCTGTTCTTTCCTAACGTTAACTCTAATGAACGACATCACCGTGAGGAAGACGATCACGAGGAGTTAACGCTACAACAATCAGCTGGAGATCAGCATGGCGCGTCGACAACGTCGGAAATTGATCATGAGGACTTGCACAATCTGTTGCATTTGCGTCAGGCGATGTTCGGTGTTGAATTTGTTTGA